TTAGCTATTGTTTCTGCTACCCTTTTACTTACTCCTGTTCTTGAAAAATACACTATATTATATTTCATAATCTCATCTCCTCTTAATCCTTTCACGACCTTTATATACACTTATAATTAAGTATAGTCATATTTTATTAAGTATACAACAAGACTGAAAAATTATTTTTTAAAACAACTGTTTATATGATCGTCTATTATTCCAACTGCTTGAAGATAAGAGTAGATAGTAATAGAGCCTACAAATTTGAAACCTCTCTTTTTTAAATCCTTACTTATTAAATCTGATAAAGATGACTTTGATGGTACTTCATTTATGTTTTTATAATTATTAACTATCACTTCATTATTAGTAAAGCTCCATATGTAATTATTAAAGCTATTAAATTCATTTTGTATTTCTATAAATTTATTGGCATTATTTATTGCTGCCTCAATTTTTCTTTTATATCTTATAATTCCTTTATTATTTAATAATTCTTCTATTTTTTCTCCATCATATTTAGCTATTTTTTTATAATTAAAATTATCAAATGCTTTTCTAAAATTTTCTCTTTTCTGTAGTATTGTAATAAAACTTAATCCCGCTTGCATTAATTCTAATAATAAAAATTCAAAATGAACTTTATCTTCAAAAACTGGAACTC
The genomic region above belongs to Senegalia massiliensis and contains:
- a CDS encoding DNA-3-methyladenine glycosylase I: MQRCDWAEGSKLYMDYHDKEWGVPVFEDKVHFEFLLLELMQAGLSFITILQKRENFRKAFDNFNYKKIAKYDGEKIEELLNNKGIIRYKRKIEAAINNANKFIEIQNEFNSFNNYIWSFTNNEVIVNNYKNINEVPSKSSLSDLISKDLKKRGFKFVGSITIYSYLQAVGIIDDHINSCFKK